The Streptomyces sp. Mut1 genome window below encodes:
- a CDS encoding sensor histidine kinase: protein MTETKTRSPELRLAAGAIGDLRQDLLQDPFAYRPMAPMRTDGPLTRRLPTRIRAGFAWAPHAMVLLAALITFMAGFASTGNAGVLLSGLIPAGCVAMTLIRPVGAFWISMALTPVTVIVEGGDQPWGPSLFFSHLVVLFVVAARTRPRTAAWMWALTLVLGLFVEGVIGAGGGVETAAMAVVSAFALLVVSLVQIRREAQREVTVQRTVTAVERDRRTLLEERTTIARELHDVVAHHMSVVAIQAEAAPYRVENPPPELEQAFVTIRENAVAALTELRRVLGVVRADDYEAPDAPQPTLADLDRLLANVREAGLETEKAVTGAVRELPQGVELSAYRIIQEALSNSLRHAPGAIARVEIGYVLGGLGLRVVNGPPTGPVKPSPGAGHGITGMRERVAMLNGEMTAEATAEGGYEVTAFIPAQPAASDDPLEKP from the coding sequence GTGACCGAGACCAAGACCAGAAGCCCGGAACTCCGGCTCGCCGCAGGGGCGATCGGCGATCTGCGGCAGGACCTCCTCCAGGACCCGTTCGCCTATCGGCCGATGGCACCGATGCGGACCGACGGGCCGCTGACCAGGCGGTTGCCGACGCGGATCCGGGCCGGTTTCGCCTGGGCCCCGCACGCCATGGTGCTGCTCGCCGCGCTGATCACCTTCATGGCCGGTTTCGCCTCCACCGGTAACGCCGGCGTCCTGCTGTCCGGGCTGATTCCCGCCGGCTGTGTGGCGATGACCCTGATCAGGCCGGTCGGGGCGTTCTGGATATCGATGGCGCTGACACCGGTGACCGTGATCGTGGAGGGCGGCGACCAGCCGTGGGGGCCGAGTCTCTTCTTCTCCCACCTGGTGGTGCTGTTCGTCGTCGCGGCCAGGACCCGGCCGCGGACCGCCGCCTGGATGTGGGCGCTCACGCTGGTGCTGGGCCTCTTCGTGGAGGGCGTCATCGGTGCGGGCGGCGGGGTGGAGACCGCGGCCATGGCGGTGGTCTCGGCGTTCGCGCTGCTCGTGGTGAGCCTGGTGCAGATCCGGCGGGAGGCGCAGCGCGAGGTCACCGTGCAGCGCACCGTGACCGCCGTCGAGCGCGACCGGCGCACGCTGCTGGAGGAGCGCACCACGATCGCCCGCGAACTGCACGACGTGGTCGCCCACCACATGTCGGTCGTCGCGATCCAGGCCGAGGCCGCCCCGTACCGGGTGGAGAACCCGCCGCCGGAGCTGGAGCAGGCCTTCGTCACGATCCGGGAGAACGCCGTCGCCGCCCTCACCGAACTGCGCCGGGTGCTCGGTGTCGTACGGGCCGACGACTACGAGGCGCCGGACGCCCCGCAGCCCACCCTGGCCGATCTCGACCGGCTGCTCGCCAATGTGCGGGAAGCGGGTCTGGAGACGGAGAAGGCGGTGACCGGAGCGGTCCGCGAGCTGCCCCAGGGCGTCGAGCTGTCGGCGTACCGGATCATTCAGGAAGCGCTCAGCAACAGCCTGCGGCACGCGCCGGGCGCCATCGCCAGGGTGGAGATCGGCTACGTTCTGGGCGGGCTCGGGCTGCGCGTGGTCAACGGCCCGCCGACCGGTCCGGTGAAGCCGTCGCCGGGGGCCGGGCACGGGATCACCGGGATGCGGGAGCGGGTCGCGATGCTCAACGGCGAGATGACCGCCGAGGCCACGGCGGAGGGCGGTTACGAGGTCACGGCCTTCATCCCCGCCCAGCCGGCCGCGTCCGACGACCCCCTGGAGAAGCCATGA
- a CDS encoding alpha/beta hydrolase family protein, with protein MTDSAAREQDAAETESAFSHPAVAPDASASYGSHPDQVIDFYAPREGRTGAPVVVVLHGGAWRAPYDRAHMSPFADFLARRGFAVANVEYRRGSELPQQRGSGPVAGRWPETFDDVAAALDALPELLARELPAADGRRIVVTGHSAGGQLALWAAARHVLPEGSPWRLPRPPALRGVVALAPIADFASAVGLDVCSGAIGQLLGAAEDFAGRSAYADPARLLPTGIATVVVQGTTDLTVPAAVSEAFVDAAAKEGETVGLTLLPDVGHFPLIDPAADACAVVAEEIAQLAW; from the coding sequence ATGACGGATTCCGCCGCGCGCGAGCAGGACGCCGCCGAGACCGAGTCGGCCTTCTCGCATCCGGCCGTCGCCCCCGACGCGTCCGCCTCCTACGGCAGCCACCCCGACCAGGTCATCGACTTCTACGCCCCGCGCGAGGGGCGTACCGGCGCGCCCGTCGTGGTCGTCCTGCACGGCGGCGCGTGGCGGGCCCCGTACGACCGGGCCCATATGTCGCCGTTCGCGGACTTCCTGGCCCGGCGCGGGTTCGCCGTCGCCAACGTCGAGTACCGGCGCGGCAGCGAGCTTCCGCAGCAGCGCGGCTCGGGCCCGGTCGCGGGCCGCTGGCCGGAGACCTTCGACGACGTGGCCGCCGCGCTGGACGCCCTGCCGGAGCTGCTGGCGCGGGAGCTGCCCGCGGCGGACGGCCGCCGGATCGTCGTCACCGGGCACTCGGCGGGCGGGCAGCTGGCCCTGTGGGCCGCGGCCCGGCACGTCCTGCCCGAGGGCTCGCCGTGGCGGCTGCCGAGACCGCCCGCGCTGCGCGGTGTGGTGGCGCTCGCGCCGATCGCGGACTTCGCCTCCGCGGTCGGGCTCGACGTGTGCTCGGGGGCGATCGGGCAGCTCCTGGGCGCCGCGGAGGACTTCGCCGGGCGGAGCGCGTACGCCGACCCGGCCCGGCTGCTGCCCACCGGCATCGCGACGGTCGTGGTGCAGGGCACCACGGACCTCACGGTCCCGGCGGCGGTCTCCGAGGCGTTCGTGGACGCGGCGGCGAAGGAGGGCGAGACGGTGGGGCTCACGCTGCTGCCGGACGTGGGGCACTTCCCGCTGATCGACCCGGCCGCCGACGCCTGCGCCGTGGTCGCCGAGGAGATCGCCCAGCTCGCCTGGTAG
- the kynU gene encoding kynureninase, translated as MSDLQERAQALDTADALAPLRELFTLDDTVYLDGNSLGALPRHVPARVQEVLTREWGELRIRSWGESGWWTAPERIGDRIAPIVGAAAGQIVVGDSTSVNVFKALVAATRLAPEGRDEILVDAHTFPTDGYIASSAARMTGHRIVPVAPADVPDALGPRTAAVLLNHVDYRSGRLHDLPGLTAAVRAAGAVAVWDLCHSAGALPVGLDEHGVDLAVGCTYKYLNGGPGSPAYLYVAERHQAAFDSPLPGWTSHADPFAMTPGYSPADGAVRGRVGTPDILSMLALEASLDVWDGVGIDAVRAKSLALTDFFLECVQAYAPEGRVTSVTPAAHRERGSQVALRCEDAEPVMAELIARGVVGDLRRPDVLRFGFTPLYVGFADAERAARVLAEVLGAPAA; from the coding sequence ATGTCTGACCTCCAGGAGCGCGCCCAGGCGCTCGACACCGCGGACGCCCTGGCCCCGCTGCGCGAACTGTTCACCCTCGACGACACCGTCTACCTGGACGGCAACTCGCTCGGCGCGCTGCCGCGCCACGTGCCCGCCCGGGTGCAGGAGGTCCTCACCCGCGAGTGGGGCGAGCTGCGCATCCGGTCCTGGGGCGAGAGCGGCTGGTGGACGGCGCCCGAGCGGATCGGCGACCGCATCGCCCCGATCGTGGGGGCCGCAGCCGGCCAGATCGTGGTCGGCGACTCGACCAGCGTGAACGTCTTCAAGGCCCTCGTCGCGGCGACCCGGCTGGCACCGGAGGGCCGCGACGAGATCCTGGTCGACGCGCACACCTTCCCCACCGACGGCTACATCGCGTCATCGGCGGCCCGGATGACCGGGCACCGGATCGTCCCGGTCGCCCCCGCCGACGTGCCGGACGCGCTCGGTCCGCGTACCGCGGCCGTCCTGCTCAACCACGTCGACTACCGCTCGGGCCGGCTGCACGACCTGCCGGGCCTCACCGCCGCCGTGCGGGCCGCCGGCGCGGTGGCCGTCTGGGACCTGTGCCACAGCGCGGGGGCGCTCCCGGTCGGTCTGGACGAGCACGGCGTCGACCTGGCGGTGGGCTGCACGTACAAGTACCTCAACGGCGGCCCCGGTTCGCCCGCCTACCTGTACGTCGCCGAGCGGCACCAGGCGGCCTTCGACTCGCCCCTGCCGGGGTGGACGTCGCACGCGGACCCGTTCGCGATGACGCCCGGCTACAGCCCGGCCGACGGCGCGGTCCGGGGCCGGGTCGGCACCCCCGACATCCTGTCCATGCTGGCGCTCGAAGCCTCCCTCGACGTCTGGGACGGGGTCGGGATCGACGCGGTACGGGCCAAGTCCCTGGCGCTGACGGACTTCTTCCTGGAGTGCGTCCAGGCGTACGCCCCCGAGGGCCGGGTCACCTCGGTCACCCCGGCCGCCCACCGGGAGCGCGGCAGCCAGGTCGCGCTGCGCTGCGAGGACGCCGAGCCGGTGATGGCCGAGCTGATCGCACGCGGCGTCGTCGGGGACCTGCGCCGGCCCGATGTACTGCGGTTCGGTTTCACACCGCTGTACGTGGGGTTCGCCGACGCGGAACGCGCGGCACGGGTGCTTGCGGAGGTTCTGGGCGCCCCGGCGGCGTAG
- a CDS encoding tryptophan 2,3-dioxygenase family protein: MSTIHPDPEATGAQTPHLDFAGTTPYEDYVQADVLTHLQHLRSDDPGEMVFLVTTQVMELWFTVIVHEWETAAHAMRGDRLDVAQDALKRSLRELEALNASWTPLAQLTPAQFNSYRSSLGEGSGFQSAMYRRMEFLLGDKSASMLVPHRGAPRVHAELEKALAEPGLYDEALALLARRGHAIPGSVLGRDLTRKYEPSPEVEAVWTAIYANPDQNDELVRLGEVLTDVGELVWRWRNDHLLATRRAMGSKTGTGGSAGVAWLEKRATKNVFPELWTARSHV; the protein is encoded by the coding sequence ATGTCGACGATTCACCCCGACCCCGAAGCCACCGGTGCGCAGACCCCGCACCTCGACTTCGCGGGAACGACTCCGTACGAGGACTACGTCCAGGCGGATGTCCTGACCCACCTCCAGCACCTGCGCTCGGACGATCCCGGCGAGATGGTCTTCCTGGTCACCACCCAGGTCATGGAGCTGTGGTTCACCGTCATCGTCCACGAGTGGGAGACCGCGGCGCACGCGATGCGCGGGGACCGGCTCGACGTCGCGCAGGACGCGCTGAAGCGGTCCCTGCGCGAGCTGGAGGCGCTGAACGCCTCCTGGACGCCGCTCGCCCAGCTCACCCCCGCCCAGTTCAACTCCTACCGGTCCTCGCTCGGCGAGGGCTCCGGCTTCCAGTCGGCCATGTACCGGCGGATGGAATTCCTGCTCGGTGACAAGTCCGCGTCCATGCTGGTGCCGCACCGGGGCGCGCCCCGCGTCCACGCGGAGCTGGAGAAGGCCCTCGCGGAGCCCGGTCTGTACGACGAGGCGCTCGCCCTGCTCGCCCGGCGCGGGCACGCGATCCCCGGGTCCGTGCTCGGCCGGGACCTGACCCGGAAGTACGAGCCGTCGCCCGAGGTCGAGGCCGTCTGGACGGCGATCTACGCCAACCCGGACCAGAACGACGAGCTGGTCCGCCTCGGCGAGGTGCTCACCGATGTGGGCGAGCTGGTCTGGCGATGGCGCAACGACCACCTCCTGGCGACCCGGCGGGCCATGGGCTCCAAGACCGGCACCGGCGGCTCGGCAGGCGTGGCCTGGCTGGAGAAGCGCGCCACGAAGAACGTGTTCCCCGAGCTCTGGACGGCCCGCAGCCATGTCTGA
- a CDS encoding DUF3151 domain-containing protein — translation MSIHENLLGGPPPTHLPDDPEPRELLAADTAPADVAAKYPTSSLAWAQLADEAFEGGRVVESYAYARTGYHRGLDALRRAGWKGHGPVPFEHEPNRGFLRALHALARAAQAIGEQEEYERCSTFLRDSSPTAAETLG, via the coding sequence ATGTCGATCCACGAGAACCTGCTCGGGGGCCCTCCCCCGACCCACCTGCCCGACGACCCGGAGCCGCGCGAGCTGCTCGCCGCCGACACCGCGCCCGCCGACGTCGCCGCGAAGTACCCGACCTCCTCGCTGGCCTGGGCGCAGCTCGCCGACGAGGCGTTCGAGGGCGGCCGGGTCGTCGAGTCGTACGCCTACGCCCGCACCGGCTACCACCGCGGTCTCGACGCGCTGCGCCGGGCCGGCTGGAAGGGCCACGGCCCCGTACCGTTCGAGCACGAGCCGAACCGCGGCTTCCTGCGGGCCCTGCACGCCCTCGCGCGGGCCGCGCAGGCGATCGGCGAGCAGGAGGAGTACGAGCGCTGCTCGACGTTCCTGCGCGACTCCTCCCCGACCGCCGCCGAGACCCTCGGCTGA
- a CDS encoding MalY/PatB family protein, producing MSTSYDFDTVIDRRGTWCVQWDGVADRFGVDGLLPFTISDMDFATAPEVLAALRARLDHGVFGYTDWRQGDFRSAVAHWYATRYGTTIDTDRLVYGPSVLSQFSQLLQMWTAEGDGVVLHTPTYDGFRKAVTGLGRELRGVPLGDTDALERELARPDSTVLVVCSPHNPSGRVWTEAELAEMAALAARHGVAVISDEIHADFVHDGRPHVPWTRVGGDARWAVVTSASKSFNFPALTGSYGLIGRTGDRTEFLRRMETAEGLASPAVLSLTAHIAAYREGGPWLDAVRAYVAENLALVAERLNGAFPALEWEPPQAGYLAWIDLRRAGVTDDEALQRVLIERERVAVMPGSTYGADGFVRLNVGCARSKVEAGVAALIRGVEAVRGAA from the coding sequence GTGAGCACGTCCTACGACTTCGACACCGTCATCGACCGCCGCGGAACCTGGTGCGTCCAGTGGGACGGAGTCGCGGACCGGTTCGGGGTGGACGGCCTGCTGCCGTTCACCATCTCCGACATGGACTTCGCGACGGCCCCCGAGGTCCTGGCCGCCCTGCGGGCCCGGCTCGACCACGGCGTCTTCGGCTACACGGACTGGCGGCAGGGCGACTTCCGGTCCGCCGTCGCCCACTGGTACGCGACCCGGTACGGCACCACGATCGACACGGACCGGCTGGTGTACGGGCCGTCCGTGCTCAGCCAGTTCTCCCAGCTGCTCCAGATGTGGACGGCCGAGGGCGACGGGGTGGTCCTGCACACCCCCACGTACGACGGCTTCCGCAAGGCGGTCACCGGGCTCGGGCGGGAGCTGCGGGGCGTGCCGCTGGGGGACACGGACGCGCTGGAGCGTGAGCTCGCGCGGCCGGACAGCACGGTCCTCGTGGTGTGCTCGCCGCACAACCCGTCCGGGCGGGTGTGGACGGAGGCGGAACTCGCGGAGATGGCCGCGCTCGCCGCACGGCACGGGGTGGCCGTGATCAGCGACGAGATCCACGCGGACTTCGTGCACGACGGGCGGCCGCACGTGCCGTGGACCCGGGTGGGCGGTGACGCGCGCTGGGCGGTCGTCACGTCCGCCTCGAAGTCGTTCAACTTCCCGGCGCTGACCGGTTCGTACGGCCTCATCGGACGGACCGGGGACCGGACGGAGTTCCTGCGCCGGATGGAGACGGCCGAGGGCCTGGCGTCCCCGGCGGTGCTCTCGCTGACCGCGCACATCGCCGCGTACCGGGAGGGCGGGCCGTGGCTGGACGCGGTACGCGCGTACGTCGCGGAGAACCTGGCCCTCGTCGCCGAGCGGCTGAACGGCGCGTTCCCGGCCCTGGAATGGGAGCCGCCGCAGGCCGGGTACCTGGCCTGGATCGACCTGCGGCGCGCGGGCGTCACGGACGACGAGGCGCTCCAGCGGGTGCTGATCGAGCGGGAGCGAGTCGCGGTGATGCCGGGGAGCACGTATGGGGCGGACGGCTTCGTGCGGCTGAATGTGGGGTGCGCGCGGAGCAAGGTGGAGGCGGGGGTCGCCGCGTTGATCCGGGGCGTGGAGGCGGTGCGGGGCGCCGCGTAG
- the fbaA gene encoding class II fructose-bisphosphate aldolase gives MPIATPEVYAEMLDRAKAGKFAYPAINVTSTQTLHAALRGFAEAESDGIVQISTGGAEFLGGQYNKDMVTGAVALAEFAHIVAAKYDITVALHTDHCPKDKLDGYVRPLLDISAERVAKGLNPLFQSHMWDGSAETLADNLALGQELLAKAAAAKIILEVEITPTGGEEDGVTHEINDELYTTVDDALRTAEALGLGEKGRYLLAASFGNVHGVYKPGNVVLRPELLKDLQEGVGAKYGKTSPFDFVFHGGSGSTAEEIATALENGVVKMNLDTDTQYAFTRPIVDHMFRNYDGVLKVDGEVGNKKVYDPRSWGKSAEGGMAKRVTEACASLRSTGTKLK, from the coding sequence ATGCCCATCGCAACCCCCGAGGTCTACGCCGAGATGCTCGACCGGGCGAAGGCAGGCAAGTTCGCCTACCCGGCCATCAACGTGACCTCGACCCAGACCCTGCACGCTGCGCTGCGCGGCTTCGCGGAGGCCGAGAGCGACGGCATCGTTCAGATCTCGACCGGCGGCGCTGAGTTCCTGGGCGGCCAGTACAACAAGGACATGGTCACGGGCGCGGTCGCGCTGGCCGAGTTCGCGCACATCGTCGCCGCCAAGTACGACATCACCGTCGCGCTGCACACCGACCACTGCCCCAAGGACAAGCTGGACGGCTACGTCCGCCCGCTGCTCGACATCTCCGCCGAGCGCGTCGCCAAGGGGCTGAACCCGCTGTTCCAGTCGCACATGTGGGACGGCTCGGCCGAGACGCTGGCCGACAACCTGGCCCTCGGCCAGGAGCTGCTGGCCAAGGCCGCCGCCGCCAAGATCATCCTTGAGGTCGAGATCACCCCGACCGGTGGCGAGGAGGACGGCGTCACCCACGAGATCAACGACGAGCTCTACACGACCGTCGACGACGCGCTGCGTACCGCCGAGGCGCTCGGCCTGGGTGAGAAGGGCCGCTACCTGCTGGCCGCCTCCTTCGGCAATGTGCACGGCGTCTACAAGCCGGGCAACGTCGTCCTGCGTCCGGAGCTGCTCAAGGACCTCCAGGAGGGTGTCGGCGCCAAGTACGGCAAGACCTCCCCGTTCGACTTCGTCTTCCACGGCGGCTCCGGCTCCACCGCCGAGGAGATCGCCACCGCGCTGGAGAACGGCGTCGTGAAGATGAACCTCGACACCGACACCCAGTACGCCTTCACGCGCCCGATCGTGGACCACATGTTCCGCAACTACGACGGTGTGCTGAAGGTCGACGGCGAGGTCGGCAACAAGAAGGTCTACGACCCGCGCAGCTGGGGCAAGTCCGCCGAGGGCGGCATGGCCAAGCGTGTCACGGAGGCCTGCGCCAGCCTGCGGTCCACCGGCACCAAGCTGAAGTAA
- the pyrE gene encoding orotate phosphoribosyltransferase, with protein sequence MTDVRAELLQQIKDKAVVHGKVTLSSGLEADWYIDLRRITLDGKAAPMVGQVMLDATAELDYDCVGGLTLGADPVATSMLHASAARGQELDAFVVRKAQKAHGMQRRIEGADVKGRRCLVVEDTSTTGGSPLTAVEAVREAGGEVVAVAVIVERGAAPAIAEAGLPYVHVYTVPDLDLG encoded by the coding sequence ATGACTGACGTACGCGCTGAGCTGCTCCAGCAGATCAAGGACAAGGCCGTGGTTCACGGCAAGGTGACGCTCTCCTCCGGCCTGGAGGCCGACTGGTACATCGATCTGCGCCGCATCACGCTGGACGGCAAGGCCGCTCCCATGGTCGGTCAGGTCATGCTCGACGCGACGGCGGAGCTGGACTACGACTGCGTGGGCGGTCTGACGCTGGGCGCCGACCCGGTCGCCACGTCGATGCTGCACGCCTCCGCGGCCCGGGGCCAGGAGCTGGACGCCTTCGTCGTCCGCAAGGCCCAGAAGGCCCATGGGATGCAGCGCCGGATCGAGGGCGCGGACGTCAAGGGCCGGCGCTGCCTCGTCGTGGAGGACACCTCGACGACCGGCGGCTCGCCGCTGACCGCCGTCGAGGCCGTGCGCGAGGCGGGCGGCGAGGTGGTCGCCGTCGCCGTGATCGTGGAGCGCGGTGCGGCCCCGGCCATCGCCGAGGCTGGCCTCCCGTACGTCCACGTGTACACGGTCCCGGATCTCGACCTGGGGTGA
- a CDS encoding aldose epimerase family protein: MSSSEKDVRLSVGDTELTVNPANGCRISSLRIGGTELLRQGERYGCFPMVPWCGRTENGQFRDGGVLHQLPLTAPPHAIHGTGRDTAWKTALESGTQASFYYDLADPWPYPGRVTQTFELAEDSLTLAFGIETYGDSFPAQAGWHPWFRRRLDSGEEVRIDFDAAWQEERGENHLPTGRRVPPSAGPWDDCFGMPDGVDVTLTWPERLELTVKSRSEWVVIYDEQDEAVCVEPQSGPPNGLNTAPRYVTPIEPLEIATTWSWRRL, encoded by the coding sequence GTGAGCAGCAGCGAGAAGGACGTCCGGCTCTCCGTCGGCGACACAGAGTTGACCGTGAACCCCGCCAACGGCTGCCGTATCAGCAGCCTGCGGATCGGCGGCACCGAACTGCTGCGGCAGGGGGAGCGGTACGGCTGCTTCCCGATGGTGCCGTGGTGCGGGCGCACCGAGAACGGGCAGTTCCGCGACGGCGGCGTCCTGCACCAACTGCCGCTGACCGCCCCGCCGCACGCCATCCACGGCACCGGCCGCGACACGGCGTGGAAGACCGCGCTGGAGAGCGGGACACAGGCGTCGTTCTACTACGACCTGGCCGACCCCTGGCCGTACCCGGGCCGGGTGACCCAGACCTTCGAACTGGCCGAGGACTCCCTCACGTTGGCCTTCGGCATCGAGACGTACGGGGACTCCTTCCCGGCGCAGGCGGGCTGGCACCCGTGGTTCCGCCGCCGCCTCGACAGCGGCGAGGAGGTCCGGATCGACTTCGACGCCGCCTGGCAGGAGGAGCGCGGCGAGAACCACCTGCCGACCGGGCGCCGGGTTCCGCCGTCGGCCGGGCCGTGGGACGACTGCTTCGGGATGCCGGACGGCGTCGATGTCACCCTCACCTGGCCCGAGCGGCTGGAGCTGACCGTGAAGAGCCGGTCCGAGTGGGTCGTGATCTACGACGAGCAGGACGAGGCGGTCTGCGTGGAGCCGCAGTCCGGCCCGCCGAACGGGCTGAACACCGCCCCGCGCTACGTCACCCCGATCGAGCCGCTGGAGATCGCGACCACGTGGAGCTGGCGCCGGCTCTGA
- a CDS encoding SRPBCC domain-containing protein, whose product MFVPVPVPALRRTLGDPVRVARCVPGLQQDADASTGPLAGRLRIRAGGHTITYRGTLRLTPLPGDPDVDSVYAVLVEGEGAEARGDGSAQLALTLRLTEGDEGTSIAFDGTVSGDGRLRDLDPAAALSAVHRLLDRFAQQLVTESLAAHGEDSGGEPGEGAGGEGAGGEVDDPGAAAVTADELAVGEAVEQALEEAAEEADQTGPEPSAGSPLTGSGPMGGADEVLPTHEAAADEAPGTEPGKQGGEQPEEPGEEQAGDRESVFDAPIPPSSLDPVAGIEFTVPDGPPAEAAHARRTMIGRSAEEVDHAPPRGRYAPVPSPEAGGAGATLRWVAPAAALALASAVVVSRALRRRR is encoded by the coding sequence GTGTTCGTTCCGGTTCCGGTCCCGGCCCTGCGGCGGACGCTGGGCGATCCCGTCCGGGTCGCCCGCTGCGTCCCCGGGCTTCAGCAGGACGCCGACGCGTCGACGGGCCCCCTGGCCGGCCGGCTCAGAATCCGCGCGGGCGGCCACACCATCACCTACCGGGGCACCCTGCGCCTCACCCCGTTGCCGGGCGACCCGGACGTGGACTCCGTGTACGCCGTCCTGGTGGAGGGCGAGGGCGCGGAGGCCCGCGGCGACGGTTCGGCGCAGCTCGCGCTGACCCTCCGGCTGACGGAGGGCGACGAGGGCACGTCGATCGCCTTCGACGGCACGGTGAGCGGGGACGGGCGCCTGCGCGACCTGGACCCGGCGGCCGCGCTGTCGGCGGTCCACCGGCTGCTGGACCGGTTCGCGCAGCAGCTGGTGACGGAGTCGCTGGCCGCGCACGGGGAGGACTCCGGCGGAGAGCCGGGCGAGGGGGCCGGCGGCGAGGGGGCCGGCGGCGAGGTGGACGACCCGGGGGCGGCCGCCGTCACCGCGGACGAACTGGCCGTCGGGGAAGCGGTGGAGCAGGCGCTTGAGGAGGCCGCCGAGGAGGCGGACCAGACCGGCCCCGAGCCCTCGGCCGGATCCCCGCTCACCGGGTCGGGGCCGATGGGCGGCGCCGACGAGGTGCTGCCCACGCACGAGGCCGCCGCCGACGAGGCCCCGGGCACAGAGCCGGGGAAGCAGGGCGGGGAACAGCCGGAGGAGCCGGGCGAGGAGCAGGCGGGGGACCGGGAGTCCGTGTTCGACGCCCCGATTCCGCCGTCGTCGCTCGACCCGGTCGCCGGGATCGAGTTCACCGTTCCGGACGGGCCGCCGGCCGAGGCCGCGCACGCCCGGCGCACCATGATCGGGCGCAGCGCGGAGGAGGTCGACCACGCCCCGCCGCGTGGCCGGTACGCCCCGGTGCCCTCGCCGGAGGCGGGCGGCGCGGGTGCCACGCTGCGCTGGGTCGCCCCGGCCGCCGCGCTCGCCCTCGCATCGGCGGTGGTCGTGAGCCGGGCGCTGCGGCGCCGGAGGTAG